One part of the Cottoperca gobio chromosome 14, fCotGob3.1, whole genome shotgun sequence genome encodes these proteins:
- the fam114a2 gene encoding protein FAM114A2 isoform X2 has translation MSDSEAPEAPAAEAPAAEAPAAEVTPEIQDASSPTAPDNSTDVAPTRKARRRPDVKPEAKVEEMPKVEEQPPKAPTPSESTVSQGGWGYWGSWGKTILSTATATVATVGQGLTQVIEKAETSLGIPSPTDLSSQVEEEQKEQSETDKAAGDGSAAMGSAMGMLSSLTSVVQSTGKTVLSGGLDALEFIGKKTMDVISEGDPGFKKTKRLMNRNSTLSQVLREAKEREELQTAEKEFSESEKKLVAHYGMLFDEFQGLSHLEALEILSRESESKVKSVLTTLSGEELLQLREELDLIKDSFSLVEFDDEEVDEKKDEDGSEFEREITEALEGLSVTATADKLSKACKSTCSQITDMSRTEKEEEEVEKTLPVEEVHAAAIRSLAELTARSIELFHKLAEMILFSHGLTKPSVLSQLTVVLCKEISLLSKKFTSCLTTAGSNEKGDVLNPLITGVFLEASNSASYIQDAFQLLMPIVEISHIERRAETTQQ, from the exons ATGTCAGACAGCGAAGCTCCAGAGGCTCCGGCCGCAGAGGCTCCGGCCGCAGAGGCTCCGGCCGCAGAG GTGACACCAGAGATTCAGGATGCCTCCTCGCCGACCGCACCTGACAACTCGACTGACGTGGCCCCGACGAGGAAAGCCAGGAGGAGACCAGATGTCAAACCTGAAGCCAAAGTTGAGGAGATGCCGAAAGTAGAGGAGCAGCCGCCAAAGGCACCG ACACCTAGTGAGTCCACTGTGTCTCAGGGTGGTTGGGGATATTGGGGCAGCTGGGGGAAAACCATCTTATCCACAGCGACAGCTACTGTGGCCACTGTCG GCCAAGGGCTCACTCAGGTGATCGAGAAGGCAGAGACTTCGCTGGGAATCCCCAGTCCAACCGACCTCTCATCGCAAGTTGAGGAAGAGCAGAAAGAGCAAA gtgaGACGGACAAAGCGGCGGGAGATGGATCGGCGGCGATGGGAAGTGCGATGGGAATGCTGTCGTCGCTCACCAGCGTCGTCCAGAGCACA GGGAAAACGGTGTTATCGGGCGGTCTGGATGCTCTGGAGTTCATCGGGAAGAAGACGATGGATGTGATATCAGAAGGTGATCCCGGCTTTAAGAAGACCAAAAGGCTGATGAACAGGAACTCCACGCTGTCTCAG GTGTTGAGGGAGGCGAAGGAGCGGGAGGAGCTGCAGACTGCAGAAAAAGAGTTTTCAGAATCCGAGAAGAAGCTGGTCGCTCACTATGGGATGCTGTTTGACGAATTTCAGGGTCTGTCACACCTCGAGGCGCTGGAGATTCTGTCTCGAGAGAGCGAGTCTAAG GTGAAGTCAGTGCTGACCACTCTGTCAGGAGAGGAGCTGCTTCAGCTCAGAGAAGAGCTGGATCTCATCAAGgactctttctctctggtgGAGTTTGATGACGAGGAAGTGGACGAGAAGAAAG ATGAAGACGGCTCAGAGTTTGAGAGGGAGATAACGGAGGCCTTGGAGGGTCTCAGTGTCACAGCCACAGCTGACAAACtcagcaag GCCTGTAAGAGCACCTGCAGCCAGATCACCGACATGAGCAGaacagagaaggaagaggaagaagtagAGAAAACACTTCCTGTAGAG GAGGTTCATGCTGCAGCCATCAGGAGTCTGGCGGAGCTGACGGCTCGATCCATCGAGCTTTTCCACAAACTGGCCGAGATGATCCTTTTCTCCCACGGCCTCACAAAGCCCAGCGTTCTGTCACA GTTAACCGTCGTCCTGTGTAAAGAAATCTCTCTGCTTTCCAAGAAGTTCACTTCCTGCTTAACAACAGCAGGG TCAAACGAGAAGGGAGACGTCCTCAACCCGCTGATAACAGGAGTCTTTTTAGAG GCGTCCAACAGTGCGTCTTACATCCAGGATGCTTTCCAGCTGCTGATGCCCATAGTGGAGATCTCCCACATCGAGAGGAGAGCTGAAACCACTCAGCAGTGA
- the LOC115018472 gene encoding microfibrillar-associated protein 3-like isoform X2 — protein MLSPQKRRLSHLLLTVLLLGGWTADGAENGSEEEAVYSMRLAGVHSSGDIVVKEGSSKLIECNVTGGYDDFKWFNSKGPLLGEKWQIQENGVLNITVVSFKDRGRYTCVTSNGTGQTKNYTVTLRVAHNDSGLGIYFIVVCLLAFSITIPLNVARLCMVSSHLKKTERAINEFFRTEGAEKLQKALEVAKRIPIITSAKTVELAKVTQFKTMEFARHMEDLARSVPLPPRLLNCRTFTEEVVETGKARPQPAEQVKTSVSMNRQAIGPASAYRRGDEEKGVEVCQALLSSGGNKEDVIDVKVSVHTVSDKDAEMGLHVPGSRTSVSYESNI, from the exons ATGTTGTCACCTCAGAAACGCCGCCTGTCACACCTGCTTCTCACAGTCCTGCTGCTCGGTGGCTGGACAGCAGACGGAGCTGAGAATGGGTCCGAGGAGGAGGCAGTGTACTCCATGCGTCTGGCCGGCGTCCACTCCAGCGGGGACATTGTGGTGAAGGAGGGATCCAGCAAGCTGATAGAGTGCAATGTGACCGGAGGCTACGATGACTTCAAGTGGTTCAACTCTAAAGGACCTCTGCTGG GTGAGAAGTGGCAGATTCAGGAGAATGGCGTCCTGAACATCACTGTGGTCTCCTTCAAGGACCGTGGCCGCTACACCTGCGTCACTTCCAACGGCACAGGCCAGACCAAAAACTACACCGTCACTCTTCGTGTAGCCCACAACGACAGTGGCCTGGGCATATACTTCATCGTCGTGTGCCTGTTGGCCTTCTCCATCACCATTCCCCTCAACGTGGCGCGGCTCTGCATGGTCAGCAGCCACCTGAAGAAGACTGAGCGAGCCATCAATGAGTTCTTCCGCACCGAAGGCGCAGAGAAGCTGCAGAAGGCGTTAGAGGTCGCCAAGCGCATTCCCATCATCACGTCGGCCAAGACGGTGGAGCTGGCCAAGGTCACGCAGTTCAAGACCATGGAGTTCGCCCGTCACATGGAGGATCTGGCTCGGAGCGTTCCTCTGCCGCCGCGTTTACTAAACTGTCGCACGTTCACCGAGGAGGTCGTGGAGACGGGGAAAGCAAGGCCTCAGCCTGCAGAGCAGGTTAAGACCTCAGTGTCTATGAACAGACAGGCCATAGGCCCTGCCTCCGCCTACAGAAGGGGAGACGAGGAGAAGGGGGTGGAGGTGTGTCAGGCGCTGCTGTCAAGTGGAGGGAACAAGGAAGACGTCATTGATGTCAAAGTTTCCGTCCACACAGTTTCTGATAAGGACGCTGAGATGGGCCTCCATGTGCCAGGCTCCCGAACAAGCGTGTCCTATGAGAGCAACATATAA
- the fam114a2 gene encoding protein FAM114A2 isoform X1: MSDSEAPEAPAAEAPAAEAPAAEAPAAEAPAAEVTPEIQDASSPTAPDNSTDVAPTRKARRRPDVKPEAKVEEMPKVEEQPPKAPTPSESTVSQGGWGYWGSWGKTILSTATATVATVGQGLTQVIEKAETSLGIPSPTDLSSQVEEEQKEQSETDKAAGDGSAAMGSAMGMLSSLTSVVQSTGKTVLSGGLDALEFIGKKTMDVISEGDPGFKKTKRLMNRNSTLSQVLREAKEREELQTAEKEFSESEKKLVAHYGMLFDEFQGLSHLEALEILSRESESKVKSVLTTLSGEELLQLREELDLIKDSFSLVEFDDEEVDEKKDEDGSEFEREITEALEGLSVTATADKLSKACKSTCSQITDMSRTEKEEEEVEKTLPVEEVHAAAIRSLAELTARSIELFHKLAEMILFSHGLTKPSVLSQLTVVLCKEISLLSKKFTSCLTTAGSNEKGDVLNPLITGVFLEASNSASYIQDAFQLLMPIVEISHIERRAETTQQ; the protein is encoded by the exons ATGTCAGACAGCGAAGCTCCAGAGGCTCCGGCCGCAGAGGCTCCGGCCGCAGAGGCTCCGGCCGCAGAGGCTCCGGCCGCAGAGGCTCCAGCCGCAGAGGTGACACCAGAGATTCAGGATGCCTCCTCGCCGACCGCACCTGACAACTCGACTGACGTGGCCCCGACGAGGAAAGCCAGGAGGAGACCAGATGTCAAACCTGAAGCCAAAGTTGAGGAGATGCCGAAAGTAGAGGAGCAGCCGCCAAAGGCACCG ACACCTAGTGAGTCCACTGTGTCTCAGGGTGGTTGGGGATATTGGGGCAGCTGGGGGAAAACCATCTTATCCACAGCGACAGCTACTGTGGCCACTGTCG GCCAAGGGCTCACTCAGGTGATCGAGAAGGCAGAGACTTCGCTGGGAATCCCCAGTCCAACCGACCTCTCATCGCAAGTTGAGGAAGAGCAGAAAGAGCAAA gtgaGACGGACAAAGCGGCGGGAGATGGATCGGCGGCGATGGGAAGTGCGATGGGAATGCTGTCGTCGCTCACCAGCGTCGTCCAGAGCACA GGGAAAACGGTGTTATCGGGCGGTCTGGATGCTCTGGAGTTCATCGGGAAGAAGACGATGGATGTGATATCAGAAGGTGATCCCGGCTTTAAGAAGACCAAAAGGCTGATGAACAGGAACTCCACGCTGTCTCAG GTGTTGAGGGAGGCGAAGGAGCGGGAGGAGCTGCAGACTGCAGAAAAAGAGTTTTCAGAATCCGAGAAGAAGCTGGTCGCTCACTATGGGATGCTGTTTGACGAATTTCAGGGTCTGTCACACCTCGAGGCGCTGGAGATTCTGTCTCGAGAGAGCGAGTCTAAG GTGAAGTCAGTGCTGACCACTCTGTCAGGAGAGGAGCTGCTTCAGCTCAGAGAAGAGCTGGATCTCATCAAGgactctttctctctggtgGAGTTTGATGACGAGGAAGTGGACGAGAAGAAAG ATGAAGACGGCTCAGAGTTTGAGAGGGAGATAACGGAGGCCTTGGAGGGTCTCAGTGTCACAGCCACAGCTGACAAACtcagcaag GCCTGTAAGAGCACCTGCAGCCAGATCACCGACATGAGCAGaacagagaaggaagaggaagaagtagAGAAAACACTTCCTGTAGAG GAGGTTCATGCTGCAGCCATCAGGAGTCTGGCGGAGCTGACGGCTCGATCCATCGAGCTTTTCCACAAACTGGCCGAGATGATCCTTTTCTCCCACGGCCTCACAAAGCCCAGCGTTCTGTCACA GTTAACCGTCGTCCTGTGTAAAGAAATCTCTCTGCTTTCCAAGAAGTTCACTTCCTGCTTAACAACAGCAGGG TCAAACGAGAAGGGAGACGTCCTCAACCCGCTGATAACAGGAGTCTTTTTAGAG GCGTCCAACAGTGCGTCTTACATCCAGGATGCTTTCCAGCTGCTGATGCCCATAGTGGAGATCTCCCACATCGAGAGGAGAGCTGAAACCACTCAGCAGTGA
- the LOC115018472 gene encoding microfibrillar-associated protein 3-like isoform X1 yields the protein MSMSVEDLLVWSLSKQQKRRLSHLLLTVLLLGGWTADGAENGSEEEAVYSMRLAGVHSSGDIVVKEGSSKLIECNVTGGYDDFKWFNSKGPLLGEKWQIQENGVLNITVVSFKDRGRYTCVTSNGTGQTKNYTVTLRVAHNDSGLGIYFIVVCLLAFSITIPLNVARLCMVSSHLKKTERAINEFFRTEGAEKLQKALEVAKRIPIITSAKTVELAKVTQFKTMEFARHMEDLARSVPLPPRLLNCRTFTEEVVETGKARPQPAEQVKTSVSMNRQAIGPASAYRRGDEEKGVEVCQALLSSGGNKEDVIDVKVSVHTVSDKDAEMGLHVPGSRTSVSYESNI from the exons ATGTCTATGTCGGTCGAGGATTTGTTGGTTTGGTCGCTGTCCAAGCAGCAG AAACGCCGCCTGTCACACCTGCTTCTCACAGTCCTGCTGCTCGGTGGCTGGACAGCAGACGGAGCTGAGAATGGGTCCGAGGAGGAGGCAGTGTACTCCATGCGTCTGGCCGGCGTCCACTCCAGCGGGGACATTGTGGTGAAGGAGGGATCCAGCAAGCTGATAGAGTGCAATGTGACCGGAGGCTACGATGACTTCAAGTGGTTCAACTCTAAAGGACCTCTGCTGG GTGAGAAGTGGCAGATTCAGGAGAATGGCGTCCTGAACATCACTGTGGTCTCCTTCAAGGACCGTGGCCGCTACACCTGCGTCACTTCCAACGGCACAGGCCAGACCAAAAACTACACCGTCACTCTTCGTGTAGCCCACAACGACAGTGGCCTGGGCATATACTTCATCGTCGTGTGCCTGTTGGCCTTCTCCATCACCATTCCCCTCAACGTGGCGCGGCTCTGCATGGTCAGCAGCCACCTGAAGAAGACTGAGCGAGCCATCAATGAGTTCTTCCGCACCGAAGGCGCAGAGAAGCTGCAGAAGGCGTTAGAGGTCGCCAAGCGCATTCCCATCATCACGTCGGCCAAGACGGTGGAGCTGGCCAAGGTCACGCAGTTCAAGACCATGGAGTTCGCCCGTCACATGGAGGATCTGGCTCGGAGCGTTCCTCTGCCGCCGCGTTTACTAAACTGTCGCACGTTCACCGAGGAGGTCGTGGAGACGGGGAAAGCAAGGCCTCAGCCTGCAGAGCAGGTTAAGACCTCAGTGTCTATGAACAGACAGGCCATAGGCCCTGCCTCCGCCTACAGAAGGGGAGACGAGGAGAAGGGGGTGGAGGTGTGTCAGGCGCTGCTGTCAAGTGGAGGGAACAAGGAAGACGTCATTGATGTCAAAGTTTCCGTCCACACAGTTTCTGATAAGGACGCTGAGATGGGCCTCCATGTGCCAGGCTCCCGAACAAGCGTGTCCTATGAGAGCAACATATAA